In Polypterus senegalus isolate Bchr_013 chromosome 12, ASM1683550v1, whole genome shotgun sequence, the following are encoded in one genomic region:
- the LOC120540217 gene encoding uncharacterized protein LOC120540217: protein MVLATHQREREYGQVSDSLLASNKNALESYAWLFPEVKTAILHRKDRDRSSRPLDEGMRLIGFGEHAHLMFQALYDAEDREVETWETFEWGLRGRAQQGSGCFASICSPVTVPGFVPQRSYIKWLRHQTTKVGTRMHALQLYVRRKDEAKAAAISSLPKTTTVAPTASLSAAASIAEIPDDELLSASMELEAASTSQSATSRGPVPSQHSQPMSDPGKQPSQTLSVARREDTDRWYFMATEYLECRRCRKKVVGWLQYVLDQLHHTHRDEFPAILTYRLSCDKKLIGQMREHTLGNGANRLCRYILEKHTRSWMLRSKMYLFVLSKFITSGAEPSTSPIQPPRMTLVPGAKWLLSIYTREMASRLEETKARITSIFGSILKMNSTKKVTKKLAGAMAGTAAWVTNVGNEHGQILISVLTAAEGAGLHPMATGLMQRYRDASVSPSLVLYVDRDCCSHRGAIQGVPLIPPVGSASGAARRVSPRSATHYKASSWRVSYSVFLSGTRRDVARLRQTKAGEVGKGSRGSGFGNILLKELARHCGTCGVEETGWLIDEMLEASGDATDTMGIQDIWKTQRRHLHCIQDPPGMHLYMQTGQLPVFRFKFVGVIPPASEPLHTWHFGQHGPLSGLFSGRPGAVERGPCGTGSRGSRP from the exons ATGGTGTTGGCAACCCACCAGAGGGAGCGCGAATATGGCCAGGTATCAGATAGCCTGCTGGCGAGCAATAAGAACGCCCTGGAGTCCTACGCCTGGCTCTTTCCCGAAGTAAAGACGGCCATCCTTCATCGAAAGGATAGAGACAGGTCGTCCAGGCCCCTGGATGAGGGCATGAGGCTCATCGGCTTCGGTGAACATGCACACCTGATGTTTCAGGCCCTTTACGATGCAGAAGATCGGGAGGTTGAGACGTGGGAGACTTTTGAGTGGGGTCTTAGGGGAAGGGCACAGCAAGGTAGTGGGTGCTTTGCTTCCATTTGTTCACCTGTTACCGTTCCCGGTTTTGTACCCCAACGCAGTTACATCAAATGGCTCCGGCACCAAACCACCAAAGTCGGAACCAGGATGCATGCGCTCCAGCTGTATGTGCGGCGAAAAGATGAGGCGAAGGCAGCAGCAATCTCCTCCCTTCCCAAAACCACCACTGTTGCCCCCACTGCCTCGCTATCTGCAGCAGCCTCCATCGCCGAGATTCCTGATGATGAGCTGCTGTCGGCCAGCATGGAGTTGGAAGCTG CATCTACCTCCCAGTCTGCAACCAGTAGAGGGCCCGTGCCATCCCAACACTCCCAACCAATGTCTGATCCGGGAAAGCAGCCCTCGCAAACGCTGTCTGTAGCCAGGAGAGAG gacacagacagatggtACTTTATGGCCACGGAGTACCTGGAGTGCCGGCGCTGCAGGAAGAAGGTGGTGGGCTGGTTGCAGTATGTCTTGGATCAGCTGCATCATACCCACCGGGATGAGTTTCCAGCTATCCTGACTTACAG GTTATCCTGCGACAAAAAGCTCATTGGGCAGATGCGTGAGCACACACTGGGCAACGGGGCCAACCGGCTGTGCAGATATATACTCGAGAAGCACACCAGATCCTGGATGTTGCGGTCCAAAATGTACCTGTTCGTGTTGTCCAAGTTCATCACATCGGGTGCCGAGCCATCTACAAGTCCCATTCAACCACCACGAATGACCCTGGTGCCCGGTGCAAAGTGGTTGCTGTCCATCTACACCAGGGAGATGGCTTCAAGGCTAGAAGAGACCAAGGCCCGGATCACCTCGATCTTTGGCTCAATCTTGAAGATGAACTCAACCAAGAAG GTGACCAAGAAACTCGCTGGTGCCATGGCAGGTACGGCAGCCTGGGTGACTAACGTAGGGAATGAGCACGGCCAGATCTTGATCAGCGTCCTCACTGCAGCCGAGGGCGCTGGCCTGCACCCCATGGCCACAGGGCTGATGCAGCGATACCGTGATGCCAGTGTGTCCCCGTCTCTGGTCCTGTATGTGGACCGAGACTGCTGTTCCCACAGGGGGGCCATCCAAGGTGTCCCTCTTATTCCACCAGTGGGATCAGCTAGTGGTGCAGCTCGGCGGGTGTCACCACGGAGTGCCACCCACTATAAAGCCTCTTCATGGCGCGTCTCTTATTCTGTATTTTTGAGTGGGACCAGGAGAGACGTTGCCCGGCTTCGACAGACCAAGGCTGGTGAGGTGGGGAAGGGTTCCCGAGGCTCCGGCTTTGGAAACATCCTGTTAAAGGAACTGGCCCGACACTGCGGCACATGTGGGGTGGAGGAGACCGGCTGGCTCATTGATGAGATGTTGGAGGCTTCCGGGGATGCCACTGACACCATGGGTATCCAGGACATTTGGAAGACTCAGAGGCGCCACCTCCACTGCATCCAGGACCCACCAGGGATGCACCTGTACATGCAGACCGGGCAGCTGCCGGTGTTCAGGTTCAAATTCGTTGGAGTCATTCCACCTGCATCTGAACCGCTTCATACCTG GCACTTCGGCCAGCATGGCCCACTTTCAGGCCTATTTTCTGGAAGGCCTGGCGCTGTGGAACGAGGACCATGCGGCACAGGCAGTAGAGGCAGCAGACCGTGA